GATTGCGGTAAAGCGCGTCGAGACTGAGCAGGTGGGCGTTTGATCATATCGAAGTGGACGGAGGAAGCCGCCGGCTGGCAGGAAAAGGCCTTGCCGGTTGCATAAACTGGCAGCTCATGCCAAAACCGCTTTGATCCGCCTGCAGCCGGTGCGCACGAGGAGCGGGTTCGCTTGGAGCATCCAAGCTTGCGCCAATGCAAAGGGGTTACAATGACCGGTTTTGGCGGGGAACACCGAGTTTGTAGCGATGCTTTTTTGGCAGGGAATCACCAACTAAACCCAGAGGAGAGGAAACGATGATTAAGCCGCATGGATCCGATAAACTGAATCCGTTGTATGTCATGGACGACGCAAAGCGCGCCCAGTTAACCAAGGAAGCCGAGAGCCTGCCTTCCATCGTGGTCAGTTCGGCCGCAGCCGGCAATGCCGTCATGATGGGGGGCGGTTATTTCAATCCCCTGACGGGATTCATGAACGCCGCAGAGGCGATGAGCGTCGCGAAGGACATGAAGCTGAAGAACGGGCTGTTCTGGCCTGTGCCGATCGTGAATGTCGTGCCGGACGCCTCCGCTGTCAAAGGCGCGAAGAAGATCGCCCTCAGAGACCCGAACGTCGCCGGCAACCCGGTCCTGGCGATCCAGGAAGTGGAAGCCATCGAAGAGTTCACCCCCGAGCAGATGAAGGAAATGACGCTGTCGATCTTCCGGACGGAAGACGAGAACCACCCCGGGGTAAAGGCCTTCAACTCGGTTGGAAGGACGGTCATTTCCGGACCGATTCAAGTGCTGAACTATTCCTATTTCGATAAGGACTTCGGGGATACCTTCAAGACGGCTTATGAGATCCGTGAGATGATGGGCAAACTCGGCTGGGAAAAGGTCGTCGCCTTCCAGACCCGGAACCCGATGCATCTGGCCCACGAGGAACTCTGCCGCATGGCTTACAACGACCTCAAGACCGACGGCATCCTGATCCACATGCTCCTCGGTAAGCTGAAGGCCGGTGATATCCCTGCGGATGTCCGCGATGCCTGCATCCGGAAGATGGTCGAACTGTATTTCCCGCCGAATACGGTGCTTGTTACTGGATATGGGTTCGACATGCTGTATGCCGGTCCGAAGGAAGCCCTGCTGCACGCGGTATTCCGCCAGAACTGCGGCTGTACGCACCTGATCGTCGGGCGTGACCATGCCGGAGTCGGCGACTACTACGGCCCCTTTGACGCTCAGACGATCTTCGACGAGATCCCGAAAGACGCCCTCCTGCTCGACATCTACCGGGCGGACCACACAGCCTGGTCGAAGAAATTGAACAAGATCGTTATGATGCGCGACGTACCGGACCACACCAAGGATGATTTCATTCTCCTTTCCGGCACCAAGGTCCGTGAGATGCTGGGTAATGGGCAGGCACCGCCTCCCGAGTTCTCACGCCCGGAAGTCGCCCAGATCCTGATCAACTACTATCAGTCAATCGACAAGAAGTAGGCAGGATCGTTTTGGGGGTCGAACCGGCCCTTCGACGGTTAGAGAAGCCCGCCCTGTTTTAAGGAGGCGGGCTTTTTTTATAACATTCCGATCATGCGGAATCCTGACCGAACCTGGGAGATGTAAAATGGATGCAGGGCGCAAGGCAGTAGTGCTGTCAAGCGGCGGATTGGACTCGACGACTGTGATGGCGATTGCCCTTGAAGAAGGTTTCGACGTATACAGTTTAACGGTTGACTACGGACAACGACACAAGGTGGAACTGGAGGCTGCACGCAAGGTTGCCTCTGTATTGGGCGCCGAGGAGCACAAGGTCCTGCGTGTCGATTTGGCGGGAATAGGCGGGTCGGCACTGACAGACAACCTCAGGGTCCCGAAGGGCCGTCAGGAAGATCAAATCCCTAATGAGATTCCCATCACCTATGTCCCTGCACGGAATACCGTTTTTCTTTCTCTGGCCTTGGGTTGGGCCGAGGTGCTGGGGGCTGCGCATATCTTCATCGGGGCCAACAGCATCGATTACAGCGGCTATCCGGACTGCAGGCCGGAGTACCTGTCGGCCTTCGAAAGGCTGGCCTTGCTGGCCACCAAGGCTGGAGTGGAAGGGCGGCTGAAGATGCGGATCCACGCGCCTTTATTACATATGACCAAACGGGAAATCATTTTGAAGGGCTTGGAACTGGGTGTGGATTACAGCCTGACCCACAGCTGCTACGATCCACTGCCGGACGGCCGGGCCTGCGGAGAGTGCGACAGCTGCCGGCTGCGAAGGAAGGGGTTCCGGGAGGCCGGCATCCAGGACCCTTCGGAAAGGCAGGATGCCGGCCGGCCGTAAAAGGGGGGCTCAGATCTCTATTTCCTTGGAGGTGACGGGGCCTCTGGGGGATAAAGCTTCTCGATTTCTCCCTGAAATTTTTCTTCCAGGATTTTTCGCTTCAGTTTAAGTGTCGGGGTCATCTCGCCTGTTTCCTGGGTCCATTCGTGGGGCAGCAGGCGGAACTTGCGGATCTGTTCGACCCGGGCGAAGTCAGCCATGAGGCGTTCGATTTCGCGCGTGTAAAGGTCGACCACGGGTTGATTCTGGATGAGATCCTCGTGGTCTGTGAAGGACACTTGATTGGTCCGGGCCCATTTCTTGAGCTCTTCGAAGGCCGGGACGATCAGCGCGGAGAGATATTTCCTTTTTTCTCCGATCACGGCCACCTGCTCGATAAAGGGGGACTCCATCAACCGGCTTTCAATATTTCTGGGGGCGATATTTTTGCCGCCGGCGGTGACGATAATATCCTTGATCCTGCCCGTGATGGAAAGGTAGCCCTCCGCATCCACGGTGCCGAGATCCCCTGTCCGAAAGAACCCGTCCTCCGTAAAAGCCTCACGAGTCGCAGCCTCATCCTTATAATAACCAAGCATAACCTGCGGCCCCTTGATGAGGATCTCCCCCTCGGGTGAAATCTTGACGGTGGTTTCCGGCACTGGCGGGCCCACGGTTCCTGGTTTGATAAGACAGAAGCGGTTCACGTTGGTGATGGGGGTTGTCTCCGTCAGTCCGAAGCCTTCCAGTACCGTGATTCCCATGCCGAGGAAAAACTCCGCGTCGGAGACAGACAGCGCGCCGCCACCGGACACGGCGAATCTCAGGCGATCCATGCCGAGCACGGCCTTCAGCTTCGAAAAGATGATCTTGTCCGCCAAACGGTAACGCAAGGCGAAAAACCCCTTCGGCGGTTTCTGGGTGCATGCGTAAGGCAGGTTCAGCCTGGCGGTTTCAATGGCCCATTTGAAAAGGGCCTGCTTGGTGGCCGGGGCTTCGCCGACCTTGGCGAGGATGCCGGAGTGGATCTTTTCGTAAAACCTCGGTACGCTGATGATGCAGGTGGGTTTGATCTCCACCATGTTCTCCTGAATCTTGGAAAAATCTTCGGCGAAGGCCACTTGGGCGCCCCATGCAATGGGCATGTAATACCCGGCGGTTCTCTCCAGGGAATGGGAGAGCGGCAGGAAGGACAGGAGGACGTCCTGGTCCGACACGAGGTCCCAGAAATCCGCCAGGGCCTGACGCACATTGGATACGAAATTGTCGTGAGAGAGCATCACGCCTTTGGGGGGACCGGTGGTGCCCGAGGTGTAGATGATGGTGGCTACGTCGGAGGGTTTGACCGCGGCCAGCCTTGATTCGAAGACGTCGTTCCGGCCCTTTTTTTCGCCCTCCTGCAGCGCCTGGTCGAAATTGAGCACATCCGGGCCGAACCCTTCTGCGGTGTCATAGGCTACAATGAACTCCAACCCGGGGAGACGGTCCCGGATCTGCATGATCTTCTGCAGGTGTTCTGCCGCACCGACCAGGCATCCTTTGGATTCGGAGTGCTGCAGCACATAATAGGCCTCCTCGGCGGAGTTGGTGGCATAGATCGGGACGTCTACGGCGCCGATGGAGAGGATGGCCAGGTCGCTCACCCACCATTCATACCGATTGGGGGAAAAGATGGCCACCCGATCCCCTGGTTCGATGCCTCTGGAGATCAGGAAGGCGGCGAGGTTCCGGACCATGGTGTTCATCCGGTTCCAGGAGATGTCCACATACCGGCCCCCTGTCTTGTACGAAACGCAGGTGCGGTCGCCGTACTTGCGGACCTGTTGCTGGAAAACGGCTGGCATCGAAGTGTCTTTCAATCGCTCCATTGCGGTACCTCCGGGCGCTCCTGTTCGCGGGCGCAGACAAACATGGTCCTGTCACAAAAAGAGCCTAGAAAAGGCGGTTTGAAACAGAAAAGTGCGTTGCACTCGATCGTTGATCTCTATAGGGATCGCTGGGGCGGTCGCTTCCGAGGCCCCGCTGCCTCAACGGGATGATGCCGGCCTGCCGATGGGTGGGAAGGCCGGCGGAAGGAGGTTGATTATGCTTGTTTTTTGGGCTTTTTCCAAGCGATCAAAGGACAGAGTTTGCAGATATTGAAACCGGGATAGGTTTCTCCCGTGCGGGGGAATGAGGCGCCGCCGTCACGGAGGGTTCTTTGAAGGGTCCATCGGACCGTTCTTTCAAGGTGTGAACCGGGCCAGATCCAGTTGATTTCCCCCTGTTCGGTCTTGCCAGAGGTGTAGCTGCTGCTGCACATCGGGGTGATGTTGGGTTCCTGTGTCACGTAACATCGAACAATTCCGTGGCAGACAGAAGAATTCATGCTCATGGTCATACGAAAAGGATGCGTGTCGAAAGCTGCGCACCAATCATTTCCCAAGTGATAGGACTGGAGGACGTCGGACATGCCATGAATGACGTCCGGTACGAAGGGGCTTTTGTGCAAGGGGGCTGTGGCAAAGGCGAGCAATCCAGGCGGCAGGCGTTTCTTTGTTTTAACAAAGCGCTCGGCCTGTTCCAGGTTTTGGGTATATTTCAGGTGCCCTTTGATCTCGGATTCATCCAGTTCTTTCCATCCAAGAACATATTTCGCATTTGAACATCCGGTTTTTTCCTTGGTGCTGAGAGTGATTTCGCCGCCTTGTCGGGAAGCCGCAACGTAGTGACACAAAGTAAAAGGGTGAAGCGCTTCTTTATAATCGGCCTGCTGTTTATAATCTTCGAGTTCTTCTTCTGAAAAGAAAAATTTGACGGCTACAGGATAATACTTGAATTTCAATAGATTGCGTAGAGTAAAAACAATGTCCGAATGGCTGAGTGTTTCCTTTTCAAGCATTTGCCTTGCAAACTCTACGTCGTTCAAAAGCATTGTCGTGTCTATCATAAGATGCTCTCCAGACTGTAGAAGGTTAAAGATTGTTTGCCTGTTAAAAACTCCCACGCCTCTCGGCCATACCGTTTGGGCTGTGCCGGCATGGTGCGGGTGCTTGGGCGCCGACCACCAGGGCGCCTCCGCGCAAGCGATTGATTTCCTTGATGCTGGCCAAAAATCCTCATTTCCGGGTTGGAAACGGGGTACTAGCCGGAATCATTTCCAGATGGACAGCAATGAGGGATCAACGTCTGAAAACCCTGTGAAAAAGGTTTTCCGGATGGACACAAGTTCATGGAAAGCCTATAAAATCGAGTGAAGGATGTCAACGGGAAACAGCATCACTCCCAGCTTGAGGACGGATCATTTGTCGCGGGGCCGGCCGGCTTAGGGCCATGCCGTTAGGTGTGCCTTCATAAAGAGAGGGGTTTGCGCACGGGCGGGGATGGAATCGTGGAGCCTTGCTTGTGCCGGAGGGGATAAGGGCTTGGCATGGGAATCTCCGCGGGGTTCTTAAGATCTTCCAAAAACCCGATGTCTGTGGCAGACTGGTGGGTGATCGAGGCCAACCGCAGGCATGCTTGACGCTCCGGGAAGTCAGGAGGTCGTGTGCGCCGGATTCCGGCCGACGGAGATGGACGGGTGCGGGTCTGGGGAACTGAAGGCGGTTCGATAGTCGACGGAGCAGCACGTTGCCTGGAAACGCGGGTGCAGGCCGAGTGCCAGCGCCTCCTCGACCGCTTCTTCGGACCAGACCGCCATACGGGTGATGCCGGCGCGAAGGGCGAGACACTCGAGGGATGTGCCCTCGCGATTGCGAGGTCTTTCACACCCGAGGGCGATGGGGACATCCGGCATGAGGAGCCGGGCGGAGGCGATGAGACGCGCGATCGCCAAAGGGGCAGGCGGTTTGACGGTTGACATGGCGGTCCCTTTGAGCGGGCTGAGCACAACGATGACCAACACGGTGGGATGGTAGCGGCGAATGATCTCGAGCGCTCGATGCTCTGAATCGATGCGGCCGAAATAGAGCCCGGCCACGATGTGCGGAATCCAGGCGATGCCACTCTTTTTGACGGCTTCGATGGCCTCGATGACCTTGTGGAGTCCTGGGAGCCGATAAACCTCTGTTGCGGCCTTTTCATCTCCCATGACATCGAGGAGGGCCTGACGGATGCCGGCGGCCTTGAGGTCCTTGGCGGTGCGGAGGTCCGGGAAGCCCGTGTGCGCCGAAAGGTGCAGGGTTGTTTCGCGTCCGAGGGACGAGATGACGTCTAGATAGCGGTTCCAGGGCAGTTCGCCGTTCCGGTTGGATCCACCGGTCAGGAGAATACCGTGGTTCCCGTTCACAGCGAGCAGACGGCCGCGGCGCAACAACTCCTCGGGCTCATCGACCTTGAGCATCGGTTGGAGGAGTGTTCCTGCGCAGTGGAGGCACTGCAACTCGCAGCGGCTGCCTGTGATGGAGAGGGCGGGATATCGGCCGCGGAAGCCGTGGAAGCGTATCATTCCGGGGAGATAGAAGGTGATTTCTCTACCATGGCGGTCTCTGGCGATGTCCCACGCTTCGCGAAAAAGGGCTTCGTCGGCGGGACCGAATTCAGGAGAGGGAGATGCAAGGCTGGTTCCGATGGCTGTCCGGGAATCGGGAAGCGGGGGCTGATTGTTCGATCTTTCGGGCATGGACAGACCACGCGAGCCGCAGAGGCCGACGGCGTTTCAGGTTGAAGAAAAACAGCCTGCGTAAAACGGATTTTTCAACACGCTGCCAAGACCACGTTTTCCGAGGTGGAATCGGGATTGAACATAGGGAGAGTATGCAAATGCTGAAGAGAAATCAAGCCTGGTTTTTTTGGGTGCTGCCGCTCTTGATCTGCTTCGCGGCTTCGGGGTGCAGCACGCTTGCTGAATTGAAAGTGCACTATGAACTTCCCCCTGGCTCCAATGCCCTGTCGGGGCGGAGCATGGCGCTGTTGGTGGAAGATGGGCGCACGGTCCCGGAGATTCTGGGAAAGGGCGCGGCCAAACAGTATGAGCATTTTTCAGGGAAGGTCTCCTTCAGCTATGCCCGCTACGGGGAACCCGGCTTCAAACAGGGGCTTTATGATCTGCGCGAGCTGTTCACTGCGGCCTTCACAAAGAAATTGGAGAATCTCGGGATGGACGTGCGGACGGAGCGTGTACCGGGGGCGCTGGAACTCATCATCCGTGTCGAGGAGTGCTCTCTGGACTTTGTTGACCGGCGGTGGATTGCCAGGGCGGTTTATGAAGCTCGAGTCGAGGAAAACGGGCGCTTTTTGGCATCGCAGCGGATCAGCGGCCACTCCGAAAGGCTGAAGATCATCGGCCGGAAGCAGGCCGATGCAGTCATGAGCGAGCTTTTTACCGATATCGTCAATCAGCTCGATGTCTTAAGACTTCTGGAGCAGGTCGAGCGAGTGCGCTGAGGATGGCCATCGCTATGAAAAATCGGCCACTGGACCATCATGGGGTGTATTGCATCAGCCTCGGCTGTGCAAAAAATCTCGTCGACACCGAGCATATGCTTGGTTTGATGCAGGCAGGCGGCTGCGGGTTGACCGAGACCCTGGGCGAGGCCGAAACGGTGGTGATCAACACCTGCGGTTTTATCCAGGAGGCTGTGCAAGAGGCGATCGGAACCATTCTTGAGGCAGCACGCGAGAAGGCCTTGGGAACCTTCAGAAACCTGATCGTAACCGGGTGTTTTGTGCAACGGTACGGCTACAAGCTGACCCGGGAAATCCCCGAGGTGGACGCTTGGGTGGGTACCGGAGAATTCCACCGAATCGTGGAAGTGCTGAGCGCCCTGGAGGCTCAAAAAGGGCCTCTTTTCCTGATCGGTCCGCCCCGCTACCAGGCGGACCACGGCGTGCCGCGCATCCGGACGACGCCGTTTTTCAGCACCTATCTCAAGATCTCTGAAGGGTGCTCCCATCGCTGCAGCTACTGCTGCATACCCCGCCTGAGGGGGCCTCTTCGCAGCCGCAGCCTGGATTCTCTGGTCCTCGAAGCGGAGCGGATGGTCGCAGACGGCGTCAAGGAGATCAACCTCGTCGGCCAGGATATCACGGCTTACGGGCGCGATCGTTTGGAGCGCGGGGGGTTGGAGCGGCTCCTGAGGCGTCTGGTCAAGGTGGATGGGCTTGCCTGGATCCGGCTGATGTACTGCAATCCCGAAGGGATTACCGATGCATTGTTGGAATTGATCGAAGGGGAGGAAAAAATCTGCCCTTATTTGGATATTCCCCTCCAGCATGTCAGCCCCGCCGTGCTTCGTGCCATGGGGCGAGGGGGCGGCGGAGAAAGTCCGTGGGAATTGATCGGGCGGATCCGCTCCGTCAAGCGCGGTATCGCCATCCGTACGACCTTCATGGTGGGCTTCCCGGGAGAAACGGAGCAGGATTTCGAGAATCTGCTCCGCTTTGTACAGGAGACGAGTTTCGATCATCTCGGTGTATTCTCGTTCAGTCCGGAGAGTGGCACGCGAGCGGCGAGAATCAGGACGGGCATTGTGCCCAAAAAGATCGCCGTCGAGAGGCGCCGCAAGGTAATGCAGCTTCAGTCCCGGATGGCGAAGAAGGCCAAGCAGGGGCTGATCGGATCCGTTTTTCCGGTTCTGATCGAGGGGTATTGCCCCGAAACGGAGCTTCTGCTGAGCGGGCGCACCTCCATGATGGCTCCCGAGGTCGACGGACAGGTCCTGATCACTAAAGGGACGGGAGCTGAAGGCGTGATCCTCCCGGTCAGGATTACCGAAGCCCACCCCTATGATCTAGTCGGCGAGATTGTTTCTTGAAACGATGTAGTCGGATTTGGTTTGACATGACTTCATTGCTTATTTAACCTTACCCATTTATCTCAAAGCAGCTAAAGCGGCTGGATGCGCCATCAGCGGGAGTTTCGGATGAACCCAGACCAGGCTATACTGAACAAGCACAGACTTCACCTCGAAGAAATCGAGGCCGAACTGGCTCTTTCCGTCGGATCCCGCGTAGCGAAAATCGAAGAAATATCCCGGCACACCCTCCTTGGAGGAGGAAAGAGACTCCGCCCACTCCTCTTTGTTCTTTCTTGCGGGCTTCTTGGATCGCGGGTTCAGGAATGCTACCGGTTGGCGGGTATTTTCGAGATCATCCACGCCGCCTCGCTCCTGCACGACGATGTCCTGGACAACGCGGAGACCCGGCGCAGCCGGCCTTCGGCCAACCGTCTCTGGGGCAACCATGCGGCGGTGCTCGTAGGGGACTTCTTGTACTCCAAGGCCTTTGCCGTGGCCTTTGAAACGGGGCATCGCCCCTTTCTCCAGCGCCTGACGGAGACTACCACCCGTATGGCCGAAGGCCAGGTTCTGGAACTCGAACATACCTTCGACTGGGACATCGGGAAAGAAGCTTACCTGGAGATCGTCAAGGCCAAAACAGCGGTGTTGATTTCGGCTGCCTGCGAGTGCGGGGCGATTTTGAGCGGTGCGGGAGAAACGGCCGAATCGGCGCTTGCACAGTTCGGCTTCCATATGGGCGTGGCCTTTCAGTTGATGGACGACCTCCTGGATTACACGGCAGAGGAGAAGGTATTCGGCAAGCCGGTGGTCAAAGACCTGAGGGAGGGGAAGATTACCCTGCCGTTGATTTACGCGCTTGCGGATCTGGAAGAGGCGGACCGGGCTGCCCTTCGGACCCGCCTCACGCCAGAGGGAGCGTTTCCGAGCGAGGCGGATTTCCTGCAGGTTTTGGAGATGGTGCGCACCGGCGGCTGCCTGGAGCGCGTTCGCGAAGAGGCCTCTGAAAGCGTCGAGCGGGCGGCCGGTTGCCTGGCGATTTTCCCTGACTCCCCTGCAAAACGTGATCTGCTCCAAATGAACCGTTACATCCTTGACCGGAGCTATTGACCTGCAACCGGCTTATAGCGGCGCAAAAAGAGAAACGGCCTTCTGTTTTCTCCGGGACACCGCGGTTTCATCGGGCGCTTCGGCCTTTGCAGGAAAGCAGGAGGCTGAGTCGGGGCACGGTCATTTTCCGAAGGGACAGACGGGATAGCGGCATGCCTCACACTGAAGACACATGCCGCCGTGGG
The Desulfatiglans anilini DSM 4660 DNA segment above includes these coding regions:
- the sat gene encoding sulfate adenylyltransferase is translated as MIKPHGSDKLNPLYVMDDAKRAQLTKEAESLPSIVVSSAAAGNAVMMGGGYFNPLTGFMNAAEAMSVAKDMKLKNGLFWPVPIVNVVPDASAVKGAKKIALRDPNVAGNPVLAIQEVEAIEEFTPEQMKEMTLSIFRTEDENHPGVKAFNSVGRTVISGPIQVLNYSYFDKDFGDTFKTAYEIREMMGKLGWEKVVAFQTRNPMHLAHEELCRMAYNDLKTDGILIHMLLGKLKAGDIPADVRDACIRKMVELYFPPNTVLVTGYGFDMLYAGPKEALLHAVFRQNCGCTHLIVGRDHAGVGDYYGPFDAQTIFDEIPKDALLLDIYRADHTAWSKKLNKIVMMRDVPDHTKDDFILLSGTKVREMLGNGQAPPPEFSRPEVAQILINYYQSIDKK
- the queC gene encoding 7-cyano-7-deazaguanine synthase QueC, which gives rise to MDAGRKAVVLSSGGLDSTTVMAIALEEGFDVYSLTVDYGQRHKVELEAARKVASVLGAEEHKVLRVDLAGIGGSALTDNLRVPKGRQEDQIPNEIPITYVPARNTVFLSLALGWAEVLGAAHIFIGANSIDYSGYPDCRPEYLSAFERLALLATKAGVEGRLKMRIHAPLLHMTKREIILKGLELGVDYSLTHSCYDPLPDGRACGECDSCRLRRKGFREAGIQDPSERQDAGRP
- a CDS encoding AMP-dependent synthetase/ligase; its protein translation is MERLKDTSMPAVFQQQVRKYGDRTCVSYKTGGRYVDISWNRMNTMVRNLAAFLISRGIEPGDRVAIFSPNRYEWWVSDLAILSIGAVDVPIYATNSAEEAYYVLQHSESKGCLVGAAEHLQKIMQIRDRLPGLEFIVAYDTAEGFGPDVLNFDQALQEGEKKGRNDVFESRLAAVKPSDVATIIYTSGTTGPPKGVMLSHDNFVSNVRQALADFWDLVSDQDVLLSFLPLSHSLERTAGYYMPIAWGAQVAFAEDFSKIQENMVEIKPTCIISVPRFYEKIHSGILAKVGEAPATKQALFKWAIETARLNLPYACTQKPPKGFFALRYRLADKIIFSKLKAVLGMDRLRFAVSGGGALSVSDAEFFLGMGITVLEGFGLTETTPITNVNRFCLIKPGTVGPPVPETTVKISPEGEILIKGPQVMLGYYKDEAATREAFTEDGFFRTGDLGTVDAEGYLSITGRIKDIIVTAGGKNIAPRNIESRLMESPFIEQVAVIGEKRKYLSALIVPAFEELKKWARTNQVSFTDHEDLIQNQPVVDLYTREIERLMADFARVEQIRKFRLLPHEWTQETGEMTPTLKLKRKILEEKFQGEIEKLYPPEAPSPPRK
- a CDS encoding DUF169 domain-containing protein → MIDTTMLLNDVEFARQMLEKETLSHSDIVFTLRNLLKFKYYPVAVKFFFSEEELEDYKQQADYKEALHPFTLCHYVAASRQGGEITLSTKEKTGCSNAKYVLGWKELDESEIKGHLKYTQNLEQAERFVKTKKRLPPGLLAFATAPLHKSPFVPDVIHGMSDVLQSYHLGNDWCAAFDTHPFRMTMSMNSSVCHGIVRCYVTQEPNITPMCSSSYTSGKTEQGEINWIWPGSHLERTVRWTLQRTLRDGGASFPRTGETYPGFNICKLCPLIAWKKPKKQA
- a CDS encoding radical SAM protein, coding for MPERSNNQPPLPDSRTAIGTSLASPSPEFGPADEALFREAWDIARDRHGREITFYLPGMIRFHGFRGRYPALSITGSRCELQCLHCAGTLLQPMLKVDEPEELLRRGRLLAVNGNHGILLTGGSNRNGELPWNRYLDVISSLGRETTLHLSAHTGFPDLRTAKDLKAAGIRQALLDVMGDEKAATEVYRLPGLHKVIEAIEAVKKSGIAWIPHIVAGLYFGRIDSEHRALEIIRRYHPTVLVIVVLSPLKGTAMSTVKPPAPLAIARLIASARLLMPDVPIALGCERPRNREGTSLECLALRAGITRMAVWSEEAVEEALALGLHPRFQATCCSVDYRTAFSSPDPHPSISVGRNPAHTTS
- the rimO gene encoding 30S ribosomal protein S12 methylthiotransferase RimO; this translates as MKNRPLDHHGVYCISLGCAKNLVDTEHMLGLMQAGGCGLTETLGEAETVVINTCGFIQEAVQEAIGTILEAAREKALGTFRNLIVTGCFVQRYGYKLTREIPEVDAWVGTGEFHRIVEVLSALEAQKGPLFLIGPPRYQADHGVPRIRTTPFFSTYLKISEGCSHRCSYCCIPRLRGPLRSRSLDSLVLEAERMVADGVKEINLVGQDITAYGRDRLERGGLERLLRRLVKVDGLAWIRLMYCNPEGITDALLELIEGEEKICPYLDIPLQHVSPAVLRAMGRGGGGESPWELIGRIRSVKRGIAIRTTFMVGFPGETEQDFENLLRFVQETSFDHLGVFSFSPESGTRAARIRTGIVPKKIAVERRRKVMQLQSRMAKKAKQGLIGSVFPVLIEGYCPETELLLSGRTSMMAPEVDGQVLITKGTGAEGVILPVRITEAHPYDLVGEIVS
- a CDS encoding polyprenyl synthetase family protein — translated: MNPDQAILNKHRLHLEEIEAELALSVGSRVAKIEEISRHTLLGGGKRLRPLLFVLSCGLLGSRVQECYRLAGIFEIIHAASLLHDDVLDNAETRRSRPSANRLWGNHAAVLVGDFLYSKAFAVAFETGHRPFLQRLTETTTRMAEGQVLELEHTFDWDIGKEAYLEIVKAKTAVLISAACECGAILSGAGETAESALAQFGFHMGVAFQLMDDLLDYTAEEKVFGKPVVKDLREGKITLPLIYALADLEEADRAALRTRLTPEGAFPSEADFLQVLEMVRTGGCLERVREEASESVERAAGCLAIFPDSPAKRDLLQMNRYILDRSY